Within Vigna unguiculata cultivar IT97K-499-35 chromosome 2, ASM411807v1, whole genome shotgun sequence, the genomic segment CTCTTATCCCATGGACACCCCCATTCCAGCAAAAGTCTCAGTCCTTTCTCTGCATGTTTCTCAGCCTCCTCAAACTTTCCCTCTGTCAAACAAACCTGACTCAGCACCACGTATGGCTCTCCAACAAAAGGGTTCTTGCTTATACACCCCACAAGCAAATCTTCAACCTTTGTTGGAAGTCCCCTCTCACACACAGCTTCCCAGTACAAATCTCTTGCAACTATTTGATCTTCCGCCTCTAAAACCTTCGTGCAATCATCAAACACCGGCGGCAACACCAGCTCAATATCATCATTTCTCTCCACATCCACCACCACTCCACCAACCTTCCTTCTCTTCTGTTCAATCAAAATCTCTTCTTCCCTTGCAATCAAGTTGTACACTGCTCCCATCCTTGAAATTGAATTCAGCCACAGACCCGGCTTCCCATCTCCCGGCCACAGAGCCTCCAAATTGTTCCCAGAAAACTCAAGCCGACCGTTCCGGTTATCAAACAGCACATCCTGAAAACCGAATAACTGGTCACAGAAATCTGCCATGGTCATCATCACGAAAACAGCCACTATTCTCCGAGAAACATGCACCCCTTCGCCCGTTCGAATGTGCTTCACCTCAACCCCCTCCGCCGGAACAAGACCCTGCAGTTTCTTCCTCCATCCCTCTTCCCCGTCGAAGACACCCTTCTCCTTGGCGTTCCTGAGAGATATCTCTGACTCTGCAAGGTGTTGCACGAGTTCTTGATCGGAGTAGTGGAAGAGAAGATCGTCGTGGATGAGAGGCTGCCGGGGAACTACACAGAACAGGTGGATGAGAGCCTCGGCTTGGTGGCCCACGTGGCGGCGCACGACTTCACGGCCAGTTGAAGGGTCAAAGATGGCGAGGTTGACGTAGGAGTTGGAGTAGGCTGAGTGGAAGAGACCGCAGAGGCAGACGGAGTGAGGGGCTTTCCAGAGGGTGAGAATGCGATATATGTCGAGAAGGTGGTGAAGGAAGCTGCCATGTTTGTGCCAGCACTCTCCGGCGCCCACGCTTTGCAGAACGCCCACCAGCGAAGGGAGGTTTTCATCGATGGATTGGAGCTCCCCGCGGAGGAAGGGACGAGCACGTTCTAGGAGAGTTTCAGTTGAAGACGGCATGATTATGGTGAAgaatgaagagaagaaaaaaacaaaataagaaaggGATAGCATTCGGCGGATTAAGAGACGTGTGGTGCGTGAATAATCTTATCAAGTCCCACACTCTCCTCatgtattatttgttttttgtttttttttttgtcaaatctGGGTCAATTTTAGCGAAAAATTACAAAGAAGTATGATATGATATTTTGACAGATTTTGTTTAATCAAGTTTGTTTTTTAAGGCTCATCAAACATTTTTCTATTTACatcaaactttttttcattattaacgTGTTGCCAcgtatatattattaaaagtttgttgataaaatttttttaaaacataattctTCAATTACAAAAGGTtggttaactattttttttacagAGGTGTAATTCTAAGATAGATAATGATAGAATGCCTCACTTTTTTGATCCCAAAGTTATCTGTCTACGTggcatttattattttaataattttaaacgaAATGGTTATTGGAGGCAGCGGCAAAGGAAAGTTTGCGTCATGTGCACATGCTTTGAATTGGAGAAACATTTTAAATTGCGTTGCATCGTTTTCCCTCGTTTCTTCCGCGCAAGTTTCTTCTTCGAACGGGTTCACACAAGCACAGAGGCATTTGTATCACAAGGCATTCTCTTCCCCAAAAGGCTATCCTTCCATAAAGGTTGGTGTTGTGGGTCGTAGTGGAAGCGGATAGCGGAGTTGTGGAGAGTGGTTTGGGTTGTTGGAGGCGGCGGGTTCTGCGGAAAGTGGTGGGTACCGATGAATTCATTACAGTCTTTGTCAACAAATTTTTGTGTGACGAGTAACTATGATGTTCAAACAATTACATGTGATGTAATGAAAGTTAaggtttttttaaaaatttgatatttgtgtTTTCAGGTATTTGAATGAACtgtccttttatgattccataagtgtctttttacattgAATATTTTGTACTACCAGTACTGGAACTGcttttaaactgtattattacatgaaatatggcttggacacaatcgaatggccatccaaataattccatcaccatgaatcatcaccaaacaactaaAACAACTAATTGAAACTgcagattgaattaaaaaccaacttttctggtgcGAGATtcaagtgtccttttatgattccataagtgtctttctacgttgaactttttgtactaCCAGTACTGGAAATGCTTTCAAACTGTATTTTTACCTGAATTAGGGCTTGGACACAATCGAATGggcatccaaataattccatcaccatgaatcatcaccaaaccacttaaataagtaattggaattgaagattgaattaaaaaccaacttttcttgttcgataatcaagtgtccttttatgattccataagtgtctttttacgttCAATTTTTTGTACACGCAGTGCTGGAACtgcttttaaactttattattacgtgaaatctggtttggacacaattgAATGGCCATctaaataattccatcaccatgaattATCACCAAACcacttaaataagtaattggaattgaagattgaattaaaaaccatcTTTTCTGGTtcgataatcaagtgtccttttttgattccataagtgttttttacattgaactttttgtactaccagtactggaactgcttttaaactgtattattacCTGAAATATGGCTTGGACACAATCGaatggccatccaaataattccatcaccatgaatcatcaccaaaccacttaaataagtaattggaattgaagattgaattaaaaaccaacttttcttgTTCGATAATCTagtgtccttttatgattccataagtgtctttttacgttgaactttttgtacacgCAGTATTGGAACtgcttttaatctttattattacgtgaaatctggtttggacacaatcgaatggccatctaaataattccatcaccatgaatcatcaccaaaccacttaaataagtaattggaattgaagattaaattaaaaactaacttTTTTGGTTCaataatcaagtgtccttttatgatttcataagtgtctttttacgttgaactttttgtactaCCAATACTGGAACTGcttttaaactgtattattacCTAAAATATGGCTTGGACACAATCGaatggccatccaaataattccatcaccatgaatcatcacgaaaccacttaaataagtaattgcaattgaagattgaattaaaaaccaacttttctggttcgataatcaagtgtccttttatgattccataagtgtctttttacattgaatttttTGTACACGCAGTACTGGAACTcttttaaactgtattattacgTGAAATCTGCTTTGGACACAATCGAATGGCCATCTAAATAATTCCATCActatgaatcatcaccaaaccacttaaataagtaattggaattgaagattgaattaaaaatcaaCTTTTCTGGTTCaataatcaagtgtccttttatgattctataagtgtctttttacgttgaactttttgtacacgcagtactgcaactgcttttaaactgtattattacgTGAAATCAGGCTTGGACACAATCGAATGGCCaaccaaataattccatcaccatgaatcatcaccaaacaacttaaacaacGAATTGGAACTGCACATTGCATTAAAAGccaacttttctggttcgaTAATCAAATGTCCTttttatgattccataagtgtctttttacattgaactttttgtactaCCAGTACTGAAAATGCTTTCAAACTGTATTATTACCTGAAATATGGCTTGGACACAATCGaatggccatccaaataattccatcaccatgaatcatcaccaaaccacttaaataagtaattagaattgaagattgaattaaaaaccaacttttctggttcgaTAATCAACTGTCCTTTTCTGATTCCATAAGTGGCTTTTTACGTTGAACTTTTTTTACTACCAGTACTGGAACTGCTTTTAAACTGTATTTTTACCTGAAATAGGGCTTGGACACAATCGAATGggcatccaaataattccatcatcatgaatcatcaccaaaccacttaaataaatatttggaattgaagattgaattaaaaactaacttttcttgttcgataatcaagtgtccttttatgattccataagtgtctttttacgttgaactttttgtacacgcagtactggaactgcttttaaactgtattattacgTGAAATCTGGTTTTGACACAATCAAATGGCCATctaaataattccatcaccatgaatcatcaccaaaccactaaaataagtaattggaattgaagattaaattaaaaactaacttTTCAGGTTCaataatcaagtgtccttttatgatttcataagtgtctttttacgttgaactttttgtactaCCAATACTGGAACTGcttttaaactgtattattacCTGAAATATGGCTTGGACACAATCGaatggccatccaaataattccatcaccatgaatcatcaccaaaccacttaaataagtaattggaattgaagattgaattaaaaaccaacttttctggttcgataatcaagtgtccttttatgattccataagtgtctttttacgttgaactttttgtacagacagtactggaactgcttttaaactgtattattacatgaaatatggtttggacacaatTGAGAGGTCATCCAAATAAGTctatcaccatgaatcatcaccaaacaacttaaacaactaattgaaaaacacactgaattaaaaaccaacttttcttgttcgataatcaagtgtccttttatgattccataagtgtctttttacgttgaactttttgtacacgcagtactgcaactgcttttaaactgtattattacgTGAAATCTGGTTTTGATATTATCAAATGGCCATctaaataattccatcaccaaaccactaaaataagtaattggaattgaagattaaattaaaaactaacttTTCAGGTTCaata encodes:
- the LOC114166683 gene encoding uncharacterized protein LOC114166683, whose amino-acid sequence is MLSLSYFVFFFSSFFTIIMPSSTETLLERARPFLRGELQSIDENLPSLVGVLQSVGAGECWHKHGSFLHHLLDIYRILTLWKAPHSVCLCGLFHSAYSNSYVNLAIFDPSTGREVVRRHVGHQAEALIHLFCVVPRQPLIHDDLLFHYSDQELVQHLAESEISLRNAKEKGVFDGEEGWRKKLQGLVPAEGVEVKHIRTGEGVHVSRRIVAVFVMMTMADFCDQLFGFQDVLFDNRNGRLEFSGNNLEALWPGDGKPGLWLNSISRMGAVYNLIAREEEILIEQKRRKVGGVVVDVERNDDIELVLPPVFDDCTKVLEAEDQIVARDLYWEAVCERGLPTKVEDLLVGCISKNPFVGEPYVVLSQVCLTEGKFEEAEKHAEKGLRLLLEWGCPWDKRTSWEGWVSWTRVLLMKAKDKSWPQTSWGILNLGLVK